The following nucleotide sequence is from Gordonia jinghuaiqii.
GCGGTCAAGAATCTGCACCGCGCGAAATCGCGGCTGGCCGCCACGCTGTCGACCGCGTCCGAGGGCGATGACCCCACCACCCGGGGATCCCTGGTGCTGGCCATGTTCCTCGACACCGTGGCCGCCCTGCGTGGCGCGGGTGTCACACGGATCGTCGTCGTCAGCCCCGACGACGAGGTTCTGGCAACCGCACGCCGGTCGGACATCCACGGTCTACCCGAGGCGCCGGCAGGCTCGTCGACGACGTCCGGGCTGAACGCCGCCTTCGGCTACGGCGCACGCTGGGCCCACGAGACCTGGCAGGAGTCCACCGACCTCCTGTTCGTCCAGGCCGACCTGCCCGCGGCGACGAGCGCCTCGTTCATCGAGGTGCTGCGCGAGACACCGCACCACCGGTCCGGTTTCGTCACCGACCGGGACGGCACCGGCACGGTTCTGCTCCACGGGTCTCTACTCCACAAGTCTCTACTGCAGGGGGCCGCCGATCCGCACGGGTCGCCCGTTCTCGACTGGACGCCGCGGTTCGGTCCGGACTCCGCGGCGGCACACCGGGCGGCGGGCGCGGTCGAACTCGATCCGGGCCGGCGGCGCTGGGCCGACCTGCGCACCGATGTCGACACCGCAACGGATCTCG
It contains:
- a CDS encoding NTP transferase domain-containing protein, yielding MEHSAVEVDPVDIHPVDINRGAAPPAATTVAAVLAVKNLHRAKSRLAATLSTASEGDDPTTRGSLVLAMFLDTVAALRGAGVTRIVVVSPDDEVLATARRSDIHGLPEAPAGSSTTSGLNAAFGYGARWAHETWQESTDLLFVQADLPAATSASFIEVLRETPHHRSGFVTDRDGTGTVLLHGSLLHKSLLQGAADPHGSPVLDWTPRFGPDSAAAHRAAGAVELDPGRRRWADLRTDVDTATDLAAAHELGLGAHTIEALRHL